The sequence TACGCAAAAGGGATATGGAGATCAAAAATTTAGAGATAACTAGCCAAAATATCAAAAACCATCTAAGCTACAAACTAGGAAATGCCCTTATAAAAGCTCATAAACAATGGTATAAAGGCGGATATATCAAATTTATATTTGAAGCCATAAAAATCAAAAAAGAGCATAATAAAACTAAAATATAGCTTTAAACCAAATTAGTTAAATTTTTTAAGCTTATATAAGTTGATATAAGCTTAAGATCAAATCTAAGATTTAGCCCCAAAAGGGCTAAATCATCTCACGCTTCTAAAATCGCCCCATTACTTGCATTGGTAACTAGCTTTTGGTATTGTCTTAGCCAGCGACTATCTACCTTTTTACCAGCGTATTTCCACTCTTTTTTTCTAGCGTTAATCTCATCATCGCTTAAGCGAACATTTATGCTGTATTTATCTACATCAATATCGATGATATCGCCATCTTTTAATAATCCTATCATACCGCCCTCAGCAGCTTCAGGGCTTACATGGCCGATACTTAGGCCTCTAGTGGCGCCGCTAAATCTCCCATCAGTAATTAAGGCTACATCAGCCCCAAGCCCACGCCCCATTATAAGGCTAGTTGGGCTTAGCATCTCTTGCATTCCAGGACCTCCTTTTGGCCCTTCGTATCTTAAAACAACCACATCGCCCTTTTTGACCTTGCCGCTACTAATGCCTTCTATGGCTTCATCTTGAGAGTTAAAGCAGATCGCTTTGCCGCTAAATTGTCTTGAACCAACTATTCCAGCAGTTTTTATCACGCAGCCTTGCTCGGCTAAATTGCCAAATAAAATAGCTAGTCCGCCTACTTTTGAGTAGGCGTTTGATACTGTGTGGATGATATTTTGATCCAAAATTTCAGCATTTTTGACCCTATCGCCTAAGCTCTCACCACTTATAGTAAGAGCGTCTAAATTTAGCAATTTATCATCGAATTTAGCTATCTCATTTATAACCGCACTTAGCCCACCAGCCTTGGCTATATCTTCCATGTGCACACTAGGTAGGCTTGGGGCGATTTTGGCTATATGCGGGACACTGCGACTAATGTCATTTAATTTTGCTATATCTAGTGGTGCGCCAGCTTCACGGCTGATAGCTAGCATATGTAAAATTGTATTTGAGCTACCACCCATTGCCATATCTACGACCATTGCGTTGCGGATGGATTTGGTATTTATGATATTTCTGATTTTATATCTCTCATCAAGGGCGATTTGGCAAATTCTTTTCGCAGCTTTTCTGATTAGCTCTTCACGCTCTTTGGTTAGAGCTAGGATAGTTCCATTGCCTTTTAACGCCACGCCCATCGCTTCACAAAGGGTATTCATAGAATTAGCTGTAAACATTCCAGAGCAACTACCGCCACCAGGACAAGCGTTACACTCTATATGTTTAAGCTCTTTTTCATCTATTTGCTTTGTCTCATACGCTCCAACAGCTTCAAAAGCTGAGTTTAAATCCAAGGCCTCACCCCTAAGCCCAACTCCAGCAGCCATTGGCCCACCGCTTATAAATATAGTTGGAACATTTACTCTTAAAGCCCCCATAAGCATTCCAGGGACGATTTTATCGCAGTTTGGCATACAAACTAGCGCATCAAGGCAGTGAGCATTCATCACGGTTTCAACTGAATTTGCTATTATCTCACGGCTTGGGAGAGAGTAGAGCATACCGCCATGCCCCATAGCGATACCATCATCTACGCCGATACAGTTAAACTCAAAAGGCACGCAGCCGTTTTTGCGAATTTCATCTTTTAGGATTTTAGAGTATTTATCTAAGAAAAAATGCCCTGGAATTATCTCTATAAAGCTATTTGCCACGCCTATAAAAGGCTTATCAAAATCCTCATCTCTTAGCCCAGTTGCCCTTAGTAGCGATCTATGCGGGGTTTTGGTATAGCCTTTTTTGATATTGTCACTTCTCATTTTATCTCCTTAATCTATATTCTTTTTTGGCTTACATAGTAAAAATAGATAGATATATCCTACCACTCCAGCGACAAAACTAGCCAGTAATATCGCTAATTTATCAGCGTGATAAAATACCGGGCTATCATTATAAGCCAAAGCGCCTACAAATAAACTCATTGTAAAGCCAATTCCAGTTAATATACAAACTCCATAAAATTGCAGCCAATTTGAACCTTCAGGAAGTTTAGCAAATCCAAGCTTGATAAAGATAAAGCTAAATAAAAATACGCCAAATTGCTTACCAAAAAATAGGCCAAAAAATATACCCATACCGACTGAATTTATAAGCTGTTTAGGATCAACTCCAGCTAGGCTAACTCCAGCATTGACAAAGGCAAAAATCGGCAAGATAAAGTAGCTTGTAACGCCGTGAAGATCCTTTTCAAGGTCTTTTAACATACTTGTGCCAGCACTATCTCTCATAGGGATGAAAAATGCGGCTAAAACTCCAGCTATGGTAGCATGGACACCACTTTTTAACACGCTAAACCAAAGGATTAAGGTAAATAGCAAAAATATCGATTTTTTATTTACTTTTAAGCGGTTTAGGATAAATAAAATAATTAAGCAAATAAATGAAATTCCAAGCGAAGTAGTAGATAGCTCAGTTGTATAAAATAGCGCTATAATCACAATCGCACAAAGATCATCTATAATAGCTAAGGTTAGCAAAAATATCTTTAAAGAGCTAGGCACTCTATTACCAAGAAGCATAAGCACCCCAAGAGCAAAGGCAATATCAGTAGCAGTAGGTATCGCCCATCCTCTTATAGCAAACTCATCACTATAATTAAACCCCCAAAATATAAGAGCAGGACAGATAACTCCGCCAAGGGCACCTATAATCGGTAGGGCTATTTGTCTAGGATTGGATAGCTCACCTTCTACAATTTCACGCTTTAATTCTAATCCCACAACAAAGAAAAATACCGCCATAAGGCCGTCATTTACCCATAAAATCAGCGGTTTAGCTAGGGTAAATTCTCTAAATCCGATGCTAAATTCAGATCTTAAAATCCCTTGATAGAAGTGGCTTAAAATGCCATTTTGAAACACCAAGGCCAAAATCGTAGCAATAATTAGCAAAACGCCGCTAAAGCTCTCATGCTTTACAAAGGTTTTGATAAAATTTAATTTCATTTTTGCTCCTGTCTTATAATCTCTTTTATTAGTAGTTGAGGGATGATTAACCCACGAAATGAATTTTTAGCAATTGTTACTAAGATATCAATACTCTCACCACTTTTTGGTAAGTAGTCAAAGTTAAAAAATATCGCTTCTAGTGTTTTGTTATCTTTTTGCAGTATGATTTTTAGGTGAGATTCCTCCTTGCCAATTTTCTTAGCTGATTTTACCATTGCGCCTTTTAGCTCAAAAAGAGGGCGTGGATTTTTCTGTCCATACGGCTCAAAAAATTCCAAAATCTCTATTAGCTCATAATCAATCGCTTCAGGGTTAATCTGTCCTAAAACCTCATCATTTGTGCTAAAATCATATAGTTCTTGCAAAAAGCAAGATTGATTTATTGCAGTTTTAAATTTGTTTAAATTAGCACTTTCTATCACTATTCCAGCAGCGCCTTTATGCCCGCCATATCCACATAGTAAAGACTCTTGAGAGGCAATTAGTGAAAGAATATCAAATTTACCAACACTCCTAGCGCTACCTTTGGCCTTATCTCCATCTATACTAAAGACAATTGCAGGTTTTTTATACTTTTTAGCCAAGCGACTTGCGACAATTCCGATAACTCCCTCGTGCCACTCATTACCCCATGTAACGATAATATCTTCATTTTCATCTATATCATTTTGGCTAGATTCAAAAAGCGCTTTTTCTTGAGCTTTGCGTGAGGCATTGAATTCGCAAATTTTATCTAGATATCCATTGGCTTCTTTTAAATTTCTAGAGCGTAAAAACTCATATGATATGGTTGCATCATCTATTCTGCCTGCTGAGTTTATTAGCGGAGCAATTAAAAAGCTAATATCATCAAATTCAAATTTTTCTTTATTATAGTAATTTTTTATCGCTTCAAAACAGGCTCTTTTGCTAGAGTTTATCCGTGCTAAACCTAAACGGACTAAAATTCTATTTAAATCTCTTAATTCCATCATATCTGCTATTATAGCTAGAGTTAAAAGATCAAGAAATTTGGCCATATCATAGTTTCTTAGTTCACATACCTCTTTTAGTGCGCCAATTAAATACCATGCTACTTGAGCGCCACAAATTTCGATATTTGGAAATGGGCAGTTAGCTTGCTTTGGATTGATTATTGCATATGCTTCTGGTAGTGTAGGAAGTGGCATATGGTGATCAGTGATGATTAAATCAATCCCTTTTGCTTTACAAATTTTAGCAGCTTCAATAGCGCTAATTCCATTATCTACTGTGATGATTAAAGTGGCATTTTCTAATTCGTTTATAATCTCTTCATTTAATCCGTAGCCATCTTTAAATCTATTTGGAATTTTGATAATAAAGTTAGCAGACATATCAGTTAAAAACTCAGCCATTATAGCTGTGCTTACGATTCCATCTACATCATAATCGCCTACTACTGCTATTAGCTCATCGTTTTGGATGGCTTCTTTGATTCTTTTGGCTGCCTTGAAAGTATCTTTTAACTCACAAGGCAGTGGAATTTCGGAGAGTTTAGTATGGATATCGTTACTAAAACGACTACTTAATAGCTCTTTGATTGCCTCTTTATCTAGCATTTTTATATTCTATTCCAGCTTTTATAAATCCTAGTATTGCAGGGTTTGGCTTGGTTAATCTAGATGTAAATTCTGGATGAAACTGAACGCCTAAGAAAAATGGATGATCTTTGATCTCTACAGCTTCTATAAGTCCATCACTCTCACCGCTTACTATTAGGCCGGCTTTTTCAAATTCGGCTCTATATTTTGGATTTGCTTCATATCTGTGGCGGTGACGCTCTTTGATCTTATTTGCATTATTATAGATTTTTGCTAGTAGTGAGCCTTTTAGCAAGTCGCACTCATATCCGCCAAGTCTCATAGTGCCACCAAGTGGGCTCGTGTGAGTTCTTAGCTGTTTATTTCCATTTGCATCAATAAAGCTATCTATTAGATATATAATAGGATTTTTGCAATTCTCATCAAATTCGATTGAGTTTGCATCTTCTAATTTTAGTACATTTTTAGCAAATTCTATCATGCTAAGTTGCATTCCAAGGCAGATTCCTAGATATGGGATTTTGTTTTCTCTAGCGAATTTGATAGCTTCTATTTTGCCACTTACGCCACGAGGCCCAAAGCCTCCAGCGACCAAGATAGCATCGCAATCTTTTAATGTTTCAGCAACATTATTAGAATCTATTTTTTCACTATCACACCATTGTATATTTACTTTTGTATCTAAATTGGCTCCAGCATGAATAATGCTTTCAGTTAAGCTTTTATAGCTCTCTTTTAAATCTATATATTTGCCCACAAATGCAAGATTAACCTCTGTGCTAGGAGCTATTACTCTTTTTACTAGATTATCCCAGTTTTGCATATTTGGCTTAGGATTTTTAAGATTTAAATTTTGAGCTATTGGCTCAAGGATATTTTGGTTTAAAAAGCTTAATGGGACTTGGTATATGCTTTGCATATCTGGGCTTTCTATGACTGCATTTCTTTCTATACCACAGCTTGCTGCTATTTTATCTTTTAGCTCTCTATTTAGTGGCATTTCAGTACGACAAATGATCATATCTGGGCTAATACCTATGCGTCTTAATTCGCCTACGCTGTGCTGAGTTGGCTTGGTTTTTAGCTCGCCAGCTACCTTGATATATGGCACTAAAGTAAGATGGATAAACATCCCATTTGACTTGCCTACTTCGCTTCTAAGCGCTCTAATAGCCTCTAAAAATGGAAGACCCTCGATATCGCCTACAGTTCCGCCTATTTCTACTATTAAAATATCATTGCCTTCACCAGCTTTTTTAATACGATCTACTATATCGCCTACGATATGTGGGATAACTTGTATAGTCTTTCCTAGGTAATCACCACGACGCTCACGCTCTATAACTGAGCTATAAACCTTACCAGTTGTAAAGTTATTATCTTGAGATAGATCCTCATCTAAAAATCTCTCATAATGCCCTAAATCTAGATCTGTCTCAGCGCCATCATCAGTGACAAAGACCTCGCCATGTTCAAGTGGGCTCATAGTTCCAGGATCGACATTTATATATGGATCTGCTTTTAGCATACTAACCTTATAGCCTACATTTTTAAGCAGTGTAGCAATGCTTGCTGCTGCGATACCTTTGCCTAAACTACTTAATACTCCACCTGTAACAAATATATATTTCGTCTCTTTACTCATAACTATTCCTTGATTAATTGGGCGATTATATCAAAATTATTTTTACTATCTTATTAAAGATTATAATTATTTTTTATATTTTTATAAAACAAATTATCATACAATAAATAATATAGAGTAATTAAGGAAAAGTTATGAAATCAATCAAATTATCACTTATTCTTCCTATATATCTGTTTGGTGTTACAGATTTTGAGCTTATTAATTATAATGATAACAGCGTAAGCGGTGATGGCGTATTTGTTGGGGTTATAGATAGTGCGATAAATAAAGATCACCCTAGCTTATCAGGGCAAATTCAAGATCAAATTTATTCTGGATATAAAGGCGGTGATTATACTCCAGATTTTTCAGTTGATACCCATGGTAGCCATGTAGCTGGGATTATACTAGCTAAGCCAAGTGATGGAGTAAGCGGAGTTGCTACAGATGCCAAGGCTTATGGCGTTCAGATAACTGGGCATAATACCGATGGTTCATCTAAATTTACAGCTCCAAATGTATATGAGTATTTCAAAGATAAGAATATAGCAGCTATTAATAATAGTTGGAATGCTACGGTATATCCGCTATCTGGATTAAATTCGCTTACTAGTTCATCGATTTCATTTCTAAAAAATGCTAATAATCCAAATGATTATATCCCGTTAATTCAAAGAGATTCAACTGCAAGTGATCTTATAAAATTATCTAAAGAGAAGCAAATTCTTAGTGTTTTTGCCTCTGGTAATGAGGGGATTATATCTCCTGGGATTATGGCTTTAGCTCCATATTATGATGAAGAGATCAGATCTATAATTGTAGTAACGGCTCTAGATAGCGCACAAGTTAGCAAGGATAGTGATGGTAAATTTATAGTAACTACAAAAAGAGATGATAATTATGATTATTTAAGCGCTCCTACTACATACTCTAATGGACTAAAGGGTGTTTATAATTTTGGTTTAACAGCACCTGGAACTGGTATTAAGAATGTAAATGCTAGTTATGGTACTACTGATATTTTAACAGGTAAGCTAGATAAGGATTTATATAGAGTCTCTAGCGGCACATCTATGGCAGCCCCTATGGTAACTGGCGCTGCTGCTTTAGTAGCTCAAAAATTTCCATTTATGAGTGGCAAACAAATAGCAGATACCTTGCTCTCTACTGCTAATAAAGATTATATAGGGCCTAAAATTATAGTAAAAGAGACGGTAACTGGAAAAACTCTTTGTGATGGTAATGTTCTTTGTTCTAGCTCAAAGAGATACACAATATTTTATGTAGATAGCAAAATTCCAAAAAACGAAGATGGTAGTGTAAATGAAAAAGCCGTTGAGAAGGATTTATTAAATTCTGGATATTTTGGTATAAATTGGAAATATGATCGTATGAGTGGTATGGCTGCCATTGATGATGAAGACTATCCATGGGTTCAAGAGGTTACGAAAGAGGATCTATTTGGTCAAGGAATTTTAGATATTGATAAGGCTTTAAAAGGTATAGGAATCTTAGATGCAAATAGATTAAGCGATGCAGATGTAAGAAGTGAATTTGGCGAAACTGCGGTATATTACGCGCTAGATACTAAGGGCAGTGATACTGAATTTGGCAATGATATAAGCCAAAGAAAATGGGAGGCTAATACTCATAACCCTGAAGCTAATAATCTACCTAAGAATTTAGATAATTTAAATGTAGGGCTTATCAAATCTGGGAGTGGAGTTTTAACTCTAAGTGGTGCTAATAGCTATGAGGGTGCTACTGTTATAAATGCTGGTGGTATAAGACTACTAAGCAAAGATAGTAAAACAGCACAAATAGCCGGAAGTGTCTATGTCAATAACGGCTCAATTCTAAGCGGTAATGGGGTTATTAAGCAAAATTTAACCAACGATAACTCAATCATTCGCCCTGGCAATGGAGATTTAAGCGATTTAATAGTAGATGGCACATATATGCAAAAAGGTCAAAACTCAAAGCTTATTTTGGACTTTGGCAATGATGATAACTCGCAATTAATTGCTAAAGATTATAGCATTAGTGGTGGAAATTTGGAGTATAATCCATTAGCACAGTATTACACAGTTAATAAAGAGATTAAAATTCAATTAGGTGGTTTGGCTACTCATATAGGTAATTTTGCTAATGTTGAGATAGCTAGTAATAATAGTATTAGTTTTGAGATTAAGCTTGATAGCGATAAAACTACGATAAATAAAGATCCAATCTCCATACCGCCAATCCATGAAACCGAGGTGCCATCTAATCCGCAAAACCCAACTCCACCATCTAGTGAGAATGTAACCCCACCGCAATCAGAACAACCAAATACACCATCACAACCAGTTGCCCCTAGTGAGCCAAATAATAATCAAAACAATAACCAACAAGCTCCTAATAACAACCAAAACAACCAACAAAATGGCAATCAGCAATCCCCTAGCAATAGCCAAAATAGTGGTTCTCAAAGCTCAAATAGCTCTCAAGGTGGCACAACTTCGCCAAGCAACCCACCATCTAGTGAGAATGTAACCCCACCGCAATCAGAACAACCAAATACACCATCACAACCAGTTGCCCCTAGTGAGCCAAATAATAATCAAAACAATAACCAACAAGCTCCTAATAACAACCAAAACAACCAACAAAATGGCAATCAGCAATCCCCTAGCAATAGCCAAAATAGTGGTTCTCAAAGCTCAAATAGCTCTCAAGGTGGCACAACTTCGCCAAGCAACCCACCATCTAGTGAGAATGTAACCCCACCGCAATCAGAACAACCAAATACACCATCACAACCAGTTGCCCCTAGTGAGCCAAATAATAATCAAAACAATAACCAACAAGCTCCTAATAACAACCAAAACAACCAACAAAATGGCAATCAGCAATCCCCTAGCAATAGCCAAAATAGCGGAAGCATAATAGTAACTCCTGTAGTTAAACCAAATGCTTACAATAGCAACTCTACTACGCTTAGTCAAACTATGAGAAATATCAGAAGTAATGTAAATTTAAGTAGTAAATATAATCAATTTTTCAATACCCTTGATAGTAGCGATTCTAATACATATCAAGAGACTATGAGCCGTATAGAGGGTAATTCTGTATTTGATTTAACATCAATTATTACGCAAAATCACACTAGTTTTTACCAAAACAATATGCTCTTTAGCATAAATCCAGTAAGTTCAACTCTATTTTCTTATAACTCAAATCCATACGATAGTGGAATTTTTGTCGCGTCTGTGGCTAGTGATTATGCTATAGATTTGGGATTTGATAGTTTAAAACCAAAAAATTATTGGTATATCAATCCAACTTATAAAAGATATAATGGCAATGGATTTGATGGATATCAAAGCGGCGTAAGTGTGAATTTAGCTCATAAATTAGATGATGGGATTATATCTTATGGAGTTGGGGCTAGTAAGTCTAGCTTGGATTTTGATATTGGTGCAACAGCTAAGAGTTCAAATTTTGATATAGCATTAAATTATACTCACGATTTTGAGAGCTTTAAGCTCCTTAGTGGCGGTTCGTTTATGGTTTCATTTAATGAAAATGAGCGTATAGTAGCTAATACCTTAAGTAGCGATTATAAGAGTTATAGCAGTAGCTTGCAACTTGGTGTAGCTAAGGATTTTAGGCATTATAGTATTGTTGTTACTCCGCTTGGATATTTAGGCTATGGTAAAATTTATCAAGAGAGCTTTAAAGAAAGCGGTGGTATATTTGCTAAAAATTACGATAGTATAAATCACGATTTATACACAGTTGGCTTGGGGTTAAATTTAGCCTATGAAGGTAGCGATGAAAAAAGTAGATATACAGGTTATATTATTTATGAAAGAATGCTAGATGGCTACAATATGGACGCTAGTGCTGAGTTTAATGATTTTAAGGGGCAAAAATTTAGTCAAAGATATCACTTAGATAAAAATAGGTTAAATCTTGGCGTTGGAGCTGAATACACCTTTAATAGTGGTTATTTTGCTAAATTTGGCATTGGTAGCGAGTTTGCTACAACTAGTGATAATTATAATCTCTCAGTTACATTTGGTAAAAGATTTTAATTAAAACCTACTTCATAAATTTAGGCTTTTTAGCCTAAATTTAATTATTAAAAGATATAATCTTACATTTATTTTAAGGAGTTTTTGTGAGATTTATTATTTTTTTTATGTTTTTAGCTAGCTATGCTTTTGGTATTAGTGTTACTGATATGCGTGGTAAAACCGTACAAATTCCATCAAATTTAAATAGAATAGCTACTATTAGCGATGGCTTTGTTGAGAGTGTTATGACTCACCTTGGTGAGATTCGCAGAGTTAGCGCAATTGCGTCTTGGTCGCTAAAGCGTGATTATAGATATAAGATTAAAGGCATAAACGAAGAGCTTGAATTTACTGGATTAAATACTATGAGAGCTATGCATCCATGGCTTGATGCTTTGCCATGCTTTAACTCACCTCAAGGCAATATTATCAACTATGAAACCCTAATGCAATCAGCCCCGCAACTTATTATAGTTCGAGTAGGGGATTGTACTATTGGTGGAGCAGATAAGGCGGCATTAGAAAAAACATTATCTATACTAGAAGCCTCCAAAATTCCTTTAGTTGTACTATACTCGCCTACATATACTAAAAATTTAGCTACGATAAAAGATGAAATGAGAATTATTGGTGAGATTTTTGGAAAGAGTGAGCAAACCTTAAAACTCTATGAGTATTTAGTTGGGATTGAGAATTTAATAAAATCTCGCACCCAAACTGCTACAAATCAGCCAAAAATGCTATATCTAGGCCTAAGTCTAGCAGCTAAGAAAAATGGCGCTAGTGGTATCACATATGGAATTGATACTCCAGAATCTCAGCTCTTAACTACTACTATAAATGCTCAAAACGCATTTAATTTGGCTAAAGGCTCTAGGATAATGATTAGTGCAGAACAGATATATGCGCTTGAACCTGATGTTATATTGCTACCTACATATAATGGCTATCATCCAACATTTGAACTTTATGAAAATGAGAGTTATGCTAATTTACGTGAGTTAAAGGCTGTGCGTCAAAAACGAGTATATTCACTTCCATGGACGCCGATGAACTGCTCAAGGCGTCTAGAATATCCTTTGGAGCTTTTAATAATTGCAAAAGCAGCGCATCCAGATAAATTTGCTGATATAAATATTGGTGAGTTTGCGCTAGAGTTTTACCAAAAATTATATGGGGTAGATATAGAGGCTGCTAAAATGCTTCGTTCAGCACAAATTTTGGATTGGACTGAGCAGTTTTGAGAGTTTTTTTAGTTGTAGTTTTGCTCTTTGTTTTATTAATTTGCGCATCAATTTTTGCCTTGCTGAGTGGAAATTTAGCTCTAAGCGTAGCCGATGTGATGGGCGTGATTGCTTATAAGCTTTTTGGAATAGGAGAGCTAAGTGCAACTGGAGAGATTGTGGTATGGAATCTTAGAGTGCCTAGGATTTTAATAGCGATTTTAGTAGGAGTTTCTTTGGCGTGTGCTGGAGCGATTTATCAAAGTATTTTTAGAAATCCTTTAGTTGAGCCATTTATCTTAGGGGCTAGTTCTGGGGCTAGCTTTGGGGCTAGTCTTGCGATTTTATTGCCAAGCATCTTTTTTTCACTTGAGCTTAGTGCTTTTACTTTTGGACTGTTGGCGGTATTTTTAGCCTATACTTTAGCTTTTGAAAGAGGTGTTACAAATAGTGTTGCACTTGTGCTTTCAGGGGTTATTGTGGGGGCGATTTTTAGCTCGCTTGTTGGAATTATGAAGTATTTAAGCGAGGATGCTCAATTAAGAGAGATTACATTTTGGATGATGGGTGGACTATATCACGCTAGTTGGGATGATATAGCTGTAAATGGACTATTTGGTATACCGTGTTTTATCATTGCTTTTGCTCTTTCGTGGAAGCTAAATTTGCTTAGCCTTGGCGATGAAGAGGCTAGATCACTAGGTGTAAATCCTCAAATTTATAAAGCTATTTTTATCGTTATAGCAACTTTGCTTAGTGCTTTAAGCGTAGCAAGTGTAGGGATTATAGCGTGGATTGGACTAATGATGCCGCATGCTGCTAGAATGCTAGTAGGTGCTGATAATAGAGTGATTTTACCTGTAGCTGGACTGATGGGAGCGATTTATTTGCTGCTTTGTGATACTTTATCTAGGACACTAAGCAGCGGAGAAATTCCTGTAGGGATTATTGTTTCGCTACTTGGGGCGCCGTTTTTACTATGGATTTTAAAGGTTAGAAGTGCAAAACTATTTGGATAAATTTGTAGTTGAAAATCTTAAATTTAGCTATGGAAACAACCAAATTTTGTGTGGAATTTCATTTGAGCTTGAGCGTGAGGATTTGCTTGGATTGATGGGATCAAATGGTAGCGGTAAAACCACATTGATACGTTCTCTTTTGGGATTTTTAAATGCTAGTTATTATGAGTATAAAATATT is a genomic window of Campylobacter devanensis containing:
- a CDS encoding S8 family serine peptidase, giving the protein MKSIKLSLILPIYLFGVTDFELINYNDNSVSGDGVFVGVIDSAINKDHPSLSGQIQDQIYSGYKGGDYTPDFSVDTHGSHVAGIILAKPSDGVSGVATDAKAYGVQITGHNTDGSSKFTAPNVYEYFKDKNIAAINNSWNATVYPLSGLNSLTSSSISFLKNANNPNDYIPLIQRDSTASDLIKLSKEKQILSVFASGNEGIISPGIMALAPYYDEEIRSIIVVTALDSAQVSKDSDGKFIVTTKRDDNYDYLSAPTTYSNGLKGVYNFGLTAPGTGIKNVNASYGTTDILTGKLDKDLYRVSSGTSMAAPMVTGAAALVAQKFPFMSGKQIADTLLSTANKDYIGPKIIVKETVTGKTLCDGNVLCSSSKRYTIFYVDSKIPKNEDGSVNEKAVEKDLLNSGYFGINWKYDRMSGMAAIDDEDYPWVQEVTKEDLFGQGILDIDKALKGIGILDANRLSDADVRSEFGETAVYYALDTKGSDTEFGNDISQRKWEANTHNPEANNLPKNLDNLNVGLIKSGSGVLTLSGANSYEGATVINAGGIRLLSKDSKTAQIAGSVYVNNGSILSGNGVIKQNLTNDNSIIRPGNGDLSDLIVDGTYMQKGQNSKLILDFGNDDNSQLIAKDYSISGGNLEYNPLAQYYTVNKEIKIQLGGLATHIGNFANVEIASNNSISFEIKLDSDKTTINKDPISIPPIHETEVPSNPQNPTPPSSENVTPPQSEQPNTPSQPVAPSEPNNNQNNNQQAPNNNQNNQQNGNQQSPSNSQNSGSQSSNSSQGGTTSPSNPPSSENVTPPQSEQPNTPSQPVAPSEPNNNQNNNQQAPNNNQNNQQNGNQQSPSNSQNSGSQSSNSSQGGTTSPSNPPSSENVTPPQSEQPNTPSQPVAPSEPNNNQNNNQQAPNNNQNNQQNGNQQSPSNSQNSGSIIVTPVVKPNAYNSNSTTLSQTMRNIRSNVNLSSKYNQFFNTLDSSDSNTYQETMSRIEGNSVFDLTSIITQNHTSFYQNNMLFSINPVSSTLFSYNSNPYDSGIFVASVASDYAIDLGFDSLKPKNYWYINPTYKRYNGNGFDGYQSGVSVNLAHKLDDGIISYGVGASKSSLDFDIGATAKSSNFDIALNYTHDFESFKLLSGGSFMVSFNENERIVANTLSSDYKSYSSSLQLGVAKDFRHYSIVVTPLGYLGYGKIYQESFKESGGIFAKNYDSINHDLYTVGLGLNLAYEGSDEKSRYTGYIIYERMLDGYNMDASAEFNDFKGQKFSQRYHLDKNRLNLGVGAEYTFNSGYFAKFGIGSEFATTSDNYNLSVTFGKRF
- a CDS encoding ABC transporter substrate-binding protein, which translates into the protein MRFIIFFMFLASYAFGISVTDMRGKTVQIPSNLNRIATISDGFVESVMTHLGEIRRVSAIASWSLKRDYRYKIKGINEELEFTGLNTMRAMHPWLDALPCFNSPQGNIINYETLMQSAPQLIIVRVGDCTIGGADKAALEKTLSILEASKIPLVVLYSPTYTKNLATIKDEMRIIGEIFGKSEQTLKLYEYLVGIENLIKSRTQTATNQPKMLYLGLSLAAKKNGASGITYGIDTPESQLLTTTINAQNAFNLAKGSRIMISAEQIYALEPDVILLPTYNGYHPTFELYENESYANLRELKAVRQKRVYSLPWTPMNCSRRLEYPLELLIIAKAAHPDKFADINIGEFALEFYQKLYGVDIEAAKMLRSAQILDWTEQF
- a CDS encoding FecCD family ABC transporter permease, producing the protein MRVFLVVVLLFVLLICASIFALLSGNLALSVADVMGVIAYKLFGIGELSATGEIVVWNLRVPRILIAILVGVSLACAGAIYQSIFRNPLVEPFILGASSGASFGASLAILLPSIFFSLELSAFTFGLLAVFLAYTLAFERGVTNSVALVLSGVIVGAIFSSLVGIMKYLSEDAQLREITFWMMGGLYHASWDDIAVNGLFGIPCFIIAFALSWKLNLLSLGDEEARSLGVNPQIYKAIFIVIATLLSALSVASVGIIAWIGLMMPHAARMLVGADNRVILPVAGLMGAIYLLLCDTLSRTLSSGEIPVGIIVSLLGAPFLLWILKVRSAKLFG